In Amycolatopsis sp. EV170708-02-1, the following are encoded in one genomic region:
- a CDS encoding ribose-phosphate diphosphokinase, translated as MSSKSGTPKKNLMLFSGRAHPELAEEVAKHLNVSVVPQTAHNFANGEIFVRFNESVRGTDAFVIQSHPAPINEWVMEQLIMVDALKRASAKRITVIMPFYPYARQDKKHKGREPISARLIADLFKTAGADRIMTVDLHTAQIQGFFDGPVDHLLAQNVLAAHINKTYHDENITVVSPDSGRVRLAEKWAAQLGDRPIAFIHKTRDPDKPNQAVANRVVGKVRGQLCVLIDDMIDTGGTIVKATEALLDEGASDVVIASTHGILSDPATERLSNCKAREVIVTNTLPIPEEKRFPGLTVLSIAPLLAQAIQQVFEDGSVTSLFDGNA; from the coding sequence ATGAGCTCGAAGTCCGGAACACCGAAGAAGAACCTGATGCTGTTTTCCGGGCGCGCCCACCCGGAGCTCGCGGAAGAGGTGGCCAAGCACCTCAACGTGTCGGTCGTCCCGCAGACCGCGCACAACTTCGCCAACGGGGAGATCTTCGTCCGGTTCAACGAATCGGTGCGCGGGACCGACGCGTTCGTGATCCAGAGCCACCCGGCGCCCATCAACGAGTGGGTGATGGAGCAGCTGATCATGGTGGACGCCCTCAAGCGCGCGAGCGCCAAGCGGATCACCGTGATCATGCCGTTCTACCCGTACGCGCGGCAGGACAAGAAGCACAAGGGCCGCGAGCCGATCTCCGCGCGCCTGATCGCGGACCTGTTCAAGACCGCCGGCGCCGACCGGATCATGACGGTCGACCTGCACACCGCGCAGATCCAGGGCTTCTTCGACGGCCCCGTCGACCACCTGCTCGCGCAGAACGTGCTGGCCGCGCACATCAACAAGACCTACCACGACGAGAACATCACCGTCGTCTCGCCGGACTCGGGCCGGGTGCGGCTCGCCGAGAAGTGGGCGGCACAGCTGGGTGACCGGCCGATCGCCTTCATCCACAAGACCCGCGACCCGGACAAGCCGAACCAGGCCGTCGCGAACCGCGTCGTCGGCAAGGTCCGCGGTCAGCTGTGCGTGCTGATCGACGACATGATCGACACCGGCGGCACGATCGTGAAGGCCACCGAGGCCCTGCTCGACGAAGGCGCGTCCGACGTGGTCATCGCCTCGACCCACGGCATCCTGTCCGACCCCGCCACCGAGCGGCTGTCGAACTGCAAGGCGCGCGAGGTGATCGTCACCAACACGCTGCCGATCCCGGAGGAGAAGCGGTTCCCCGGGCTGACCGTGCTGTCCATCGCGCCGCTGCTGGCGCAGGCGATCCAGCAGGTCTTCGAGGACGGGTCGGTCACGTCCCTCTTCGACGGCAACGCCTGA